A genomic segment from Necator americanus strain Aroian chromosome III, whole genome shotgun sequence encodes:
- a CDS encoding hypothetical protein (NECATOR_CHRIII.G8857.T1), translating into MENVLKEELNRRMRAWAAFAAVREAADQLTDQDLRAHLFDSIVLPALCYAAETWADTARKLITTRRALERCLLKFNRRTQHLAGLRSSDLRGMSRLRDPAVSRKMGSGVMCTNTYCHAGLSV; encoded by the coding sequence atggaaaacgtcttgaaggaagaactgaatagaagaatgagagcatgggcagcattcgcagccgtccgGGAAGCtgcggaccaactgacggaccaagatcttcgtgcccatctgttcgactcgatagttcttccagcgctctgttacgcagcggagacgtgggcagacaccgctagGAAGCTAATTACTACCcgcagagcccttgagagatgccttctgaagtttaaccggcgcacacaacacctggccggtcttcgcagctctgacttaagaggaatgtcccgtcttcgcgacccagcggtaAGCCGAAAGATGGGGAGTGGTGTAATGTGTACCAACACCTATTGCCACGCGGGTCTTTCCGTCTGA